A single Oryza brachyantha chromosome 8, ObraRS2, whole genome shotgun sequence DNA region contains:
- the LOC107304805 gene encoding zinc finger BED domain-containing protein RICESLEEPER 3-like, whose amino-acid sequence MSLSMITKFDKYWSDIQGLMGIATLLDPRLKKLSLLMCFEWLTGTTSHICQDKVDETIDLLTELMIEYHVEEECENNSELAAAPVGDMEFLSSFSARVASTRPSAIQFKYELDHYLEDELVSLETKGFKVLDWWKVAGVRYPTLRRIARDIYAIPITTVASESAFSTSGRVLSEHRSRLTSMMIEALMCSQDWLKNKYKIDEKEKQVATFWSCLQDIQEGLQKLEL is encoded by the exons ATGTCACTTAGTATGATAACCAAATTTGATAAGTATTGGTCAGACATTCAAGGACTGATGGGGATTGCAACCCTCCTAGATcctaggctcaaaaaattgaGTTTGCTGATGTGTTTTGAGTGGCTAACTGGTACAACTAGTCACATTTGTCAGGATAAGGTTGATGAAACCATAGACTTATTAACTGAATTGATGATAGAATACCATGTGGAAGAAGAGTGTGAAAACAATAGTGAATTAGCAGCAGCTCCTGTCGGTGACATGGAGTTCTTATCTTCCTTTAGTGCAAGAGTTGCAAGTACAAGGCCATCTGCCAttcaatttaaatatgaattagaTCACTATTTAGAAGATGAATTGGTCTCCCTAGAAACAAAGGGCTTCAAGGTGCTGGATTGGTGGAAGGTAGCTGGTGTGCGTTATCCAACTCTGAGGAGGATAGCAAGGGATATTTATGCAATTCCTATTACCACGGTCGCATCTGAGTCTGCATTCAGTACCAGTGGTAGAGTACTTAGCGAGCATCGCAGCAGGCTTACTTCAATGATGATAGAAGCTCTTATGTGCTCTCAGGATTGGTTGAAGAACAAGTACAAAA ttgatgagaaagaaaaacaagttgCCACCTTCTGGTCTTGCCTCCAAGACATTCAAGAAGGTCTCCAG AAACTTGAACTTTGA
- the LOC107304840 gene encoding uncharacterized protein LOC107304840: MAFHQRSISLPSRPLSKVEEELHSIEACISSPSLIIETVSDGLRRLGDIYSSIEEIMCLPSNQVCSPQQRKLLDGEMECSLELLDLCNIRNEVFTELKAIIQDLQVSLKKGDDAGVQTKIQSYIRLVKKAKKHSKKTTKKVVTDKEDCRIVKLLSEARECATSLFESTMHLLSKQIKMSKLSLISKALQKKNLVICNEEQLQVLECSIGDLEAGAGLLFRRLVQSRVTLLNILSS; encoded by the coding sequence atgGCCTTCCACCAAAGATCTATTAGCTTGCCTTCTAGGCCTCTCTCCAAAGTTGAAGAGGAGCTGCACAGCATAGAGGCATGCATCTCTTCACCTTCCCTTATCATCGAGACAGTCTCTGATGGTTTGAGGAGGCTTGGGGACATCTACAGCTCCATTGAGGAGATCATGTGCCTGCCTAGCAACCAAGTTTGCTCACCGCAGCAAAGGAAGTTGTTGGATGGAGAGATGGAATGCTCCCTTGAGCTACTGGATCTCTGCAACATTAGGAACGAGGTCTTCACCGAGTTGAAGGCCATCATCCAAGATCTGCAAGTGTCTCTCAAAAAAGGAGATGATGCAGGTGTTCAAACCAAGATTCAGTCATACATCCGCTTGGTGAAGAAGGCAAAGAAGCATTCCAAGAAGACTACGAAGAAGGTTGTCACAGACAAGGAGGACTGTAGGATTGTCAAGCTGTTGAGCGAGGCTAGAGAGTGTGCTACCTCTCTATTCGAGTCAACAATGCACCTCTTGTCAAAGCAAATCAAGATGTCAAAATTGTCTCTCATCTCGAAGGCACTCCAGAAGAAAAACCTAGTGATTTGCAATGAGGAGCAGTTGCAGGTGTTAGAGTGCAGCATTGGAGATCTTGAGGCTGGAGCAGGCCTTCTGTTCAGGAGATTGGTCCAGAGCAGGGTTACTCTCCTGAACATTCTTAGCTCATAG
- the LOC107303394 gene encoding uncharacterized protein LOC107303394, which translates to MELLPNRGLAVAGDIWCHIHSLMPLRDAARAACLSRAFLRSWRCRPNLAFTRAAFLWEEHQIDASDIIDRILRNRSVNGVILKVHLGCVALSYLDSLFELAVTPTTEELTVICNAPMNLYSFPCSVISNGIGSSSRYLELGHCAFRPTAELGPLRNLTSLRLSFVHVTGDDLECFLSNSVALEQLNLSNCKEIICLKIPCVLQKLTFLMAFGCWSLQVIEGRTPSHSCLCVNGDVKLSLDALQMKGLIMFHPNVVCYGLLPPMMPNLESLQMSCSDEVNAAMLPTKFLCLKHLTISVTGASLSTPYDYFSLVSFLDASPSLETWVLDIELILDILEITRHLRQMPEHRHYSLKNVNITGFSSAKSLAELTCYVLKNAVSLERLALDTVYGVPRVFRCSEGGRRRCFPMGRNAVREALRAVRTVGTHIQDQVSPTVEFTLVLEKGIFTRNAAICILRTLGS; encoded by the exons atggaGCTGCTGCCGAACAggggcctcgccgtcgccgga GACATCTGGTGCCACATACATTCCCTGATGCCGCTGCGTGATGCTGCTCGTGCTGCTTGCCTGTCCCGTGCCTTTCTGCGTTCCTGGAGATGTCGTCCCAATCTCGCCTTCACTAGGGCAGCGTTTCTCTGGGAAGAACATCAAATTGATGCCAGCGACATAATTGATCGTATTCTAAGAAACCGCTCAGTCAATGGGGTGATACTGAAGGTTCACTTGGGTTGTGTTGCCTTGTCCTATCTTGACAGTTTGTTCGAACTCGCTGTTACACCAACGACTGAAGAGCTCACTGTTATCTGTAATGCTCCCATGAACCTTTACAGTTTCCCATGCTCAGTTATATCCAATGGGATTGGGAGCTCAAGTCGGTATCTTGAGCTTGGCCACTGTGCCTTTCGCCCCACAGCTGAACTTGGCCCCTTGAGAAACCTGACAAGTCTGCGTCTGAGCTTTGTACATGTTACTGGGGATGATCTGGAGTGCTTTCTTTCCAACTCTGTTGCCCTGGAGCAGCTGAACCTCAGCAACTGCAAGGAGATAATTTGCCTGAAGATACCCTGCGTGCTGCAGAAGTTGACCTTCCTGATGGCTTTTGGATGCTGGAGCCTGCAGGTGATAGAGGGAAGGACTCCAAGCCACTCCTGTTTATGCGTCAACGGAGATGTAAAACTCTCACTTGACGCATTGCAAATGAAGGGATTAATCATGTTCCATCCAAACGTTGTCTGCTACGGCCTGCTGCCGCCCATGATGCCAAATCTTGAGTCTCTTCAGATGAGCTGCAGTGATGAG GTCAATGCAGCAATGCTGCCTACGAAATTCCTCTGCCTCAAGCACCTGACTATTTCAGTTACAGGAGCTTCCTTAAGCACGCCCTACGATTATTTTTCTCTGGTTTCTTTCCTTGACGCGTCTCCTTCCTTGGAGACATGGGTGTTGGATATAGAGCTGATCTTGGAT ATCTTGGAGATCACTCGCCATTTGAGGCAGATGCCAGAGCATCGCCATTACTCCCTCAAGAATGTGAATATAACAGGGTTCAGCTCTGCCAAGAGCTTGGCTGAGCTAACATGCTATGTTCTCAAGAACGCGGTGTCACTGGAGCGTCTTGCACTGGACACTGTCTATGGTGTCCCTCGTGTCTTCAGGTGTTCTGAGGGTGGCAGGAGGAGGTGCTTCCCCATGGGCAGGAACGCTGTCAGGGAAGCCCTCAGGGCGGTCAGGACTGTTGGAACTCACATCCAGGATCAGGTTTCTCCCACGGTTGAGTTTACTCTTGTTttagagaagggtatttttacccGGAATGCAGCCATTTGTATTTTAAGAACTTTGGGAAGTTAG
- the LOC102715781 gene encoding uncharacterized protein LOC102715781 — translation MAFHQRSISLPSRPLSNVGEELHSIEACISSPSLTIETLSDGLRRLGDIYSSIEEIICLPSSQICSSQQRKLLDGEMECSLELLDLCNAMNEVFTELKAIIQDLQVSLRKGDDTVVQAKIQSYIRLVKKAKKNSKKTMKKVVSDKDCRMVKLLSEAREITTALFESTIHLLSKQIVMPKLTLISKAFQKKNSVICNEEQLQVLECCIGDLEAGAGLLFRRLVQSRVTLLNILSS, via the coding sequence ATGGCTTTCCACCAAAGATCTATTAGCTTGCCTTCTAGGCCTCTCTCCAACGTTGGAGAGGAGCTGCACAGCATAGAGGCATGCATCTCTTCACCATCCCTGACCATTGAGACACTCTCTGATGGTTTGAGGAGGCTTGGGGACATCTACAGCTCTATTGAGGAGATCATATGCCTGCCTAGCAGCCAGATTTGCTCATCCCAACAAAGGAAGTTGTTGGATGGAGAGATGGAATGCTCCCTTGAGCTACTGGATCTCTGCAATGCTATGAACGAGGTCTTTACTGAGCTGAAGGCCATCATCCAAGATCTGCAAGTGTCTCTCAGAAAAGGAGATGACACAGTTGTTCAAGCAAAGATCCAGTCATACATCCGCTTGGTGAAGAAGGCAAAGAAAAATTCCAAGAAGACAATGAAGAAGGTTGTCTCAGACAAGGACTGCAGGATGGTCAAGCTGTTGTCCGAGGCTAGAGAGATCACCACTGCTCTATTCGAGTCAACAATTCACCTCTTGTCAAAGCAAATTGTGATGCCAAAATTGACTCTCATCTCAAAGGCATTCCAGAAGAAAAACTCTGTTATTTGCAACGAGGAGCAGTTGCAGGTGTTAGAGTGCTGCATCGGAGATCTTGAGGCTGGAGCAGGACTTCTGTTCAGGAGATTAGTCCAGAGCAGGGTTACCCTCCTGAACATTCTTAGCTCATAG